The genomic stretch GGTTGTATACTGGCAATCCACCACCGCATAACCCAGCAATGGAGATCAGCTCACCATCAAGCGGGCCAATGCCAAGGCAAGTCATATTCAGCGAGTCGTACCAGGAGCCATATGCTTCATAATCTCTGGCTACACGCTCCCCTGTCTGGCAGTCGATAACCCCACGACCATTGGATGAAACAACTAACAGGTGATGAGTCACTTTTGAGAAGCCGATTTCACTCAATCCGCCAACAGCGATTTCTGCGTGTCGCTCCCATCCTTCTGGCGCAAAAACCGTTTCAATCTGACGAAGCCTATCAACTACCTGCACGCAGTTATTCTGCTTTGGTTTGAACCAACTAAACATGATGGCTATACCTTAATTAGCCGTGAAAGCGCCTGATACATCCCTTCGCGCAGCACATCTTTATTCACGGCATAATGCAAAGCACGGTGGTAATTGGGGCATAACACCACAGCATTTTCTATCGTGTTGGAACTAACTTAGCTCCGTACCACAGCATCCGAAAGCAAACGGACGAACCGCCCTGAATTTTTAATCACAATTCATGAATAAAACTTTTTTCAAATTCGGCCTTATTACGGCTTATAAAACCGTCATTATCAACGCCCGCGAAAAGCGCTGTCGCTATTTTGCTGCCACTTACCAAATTACAGGCACGAAAAAACCGCCTTGTGGCGGTCATGTTCTTTTAATTATTTTCTTATATTACAAGGCGTTAACGCATGGTGCCCAGAGCGGGACTTGAACCCGCACAGCGCGAACGCCGAGGGATTTTAAATCCCTTGTGTCTACCGATTCCACCATCTGGGCTCAGAATTTGGAGGCGCGTCCCGGAGTCGAACCGAGGTGGACGGATTTGCAATCCGCTGCATGGCCACTCTGCCAACGCGCCCCATTTTTAACGCTACAACTAAATCAACTTGGAGCGGGAAACGAGACTCGAACTCGCGACCCCGACCTTGGCAAGGTCGTGCTCTACCAACTGAGCTATTCCCGCATTCTACAGAACGCATTGTTTATTAAGTAATTTCAATAAACCGTGTTGCTGTCGATGCGGTGCATTCTACTTACCTGACGCAGTGAGTCAATAAAATTATCACCTCACCAGAATCGTTTGCTGTTTTTTAAGGCGAGGCGATCAATGTTCAAGCAAATCACGCCAGGCTGCGCTCAAATACTGGAACATTGACCAGAACGTTAATACAGCCGCCACATACAGAGCCGCAACCCCCGCCGCCTCAACCATAGGTTCAGGTCGCCACAGCAAACCGACCAACGACACCATCTGCGCAGTAGTTTTAACTTTGCCAATCCAGGAAACCGCCACACTACTGCGTTTACCCAGTTCAGCCATCCACTCACGCAATGCGGAAATGATGATCTCTCGCGCAATCATCGTCGCGGCAGGCAACGTAATCCACCACGAGTGATAATGCTCGCAGACCAGCACCAGCGCCACCGCCACCATGACTTTGTCAGCCACCGGATCCAGAAAGGCCCCGAAACGCGTGGTCTGCTTCCATAGACGGGCAAGGAAACCATCAAACCAGTCGGTTACCGCGGCAAAAACAAAGATGCCAGCGCATACCATCGGCGCCCAGCTAAATGGCAGATAAAACGCCAGCACAAAGAATGGGATTAGCACAACACGAAACAGGGTAAGCCACGTTGGTATATTAAATCGCATAGCGTCTGGGT from Dickeya zeae NCPPB 2538 encodes the following:
- the pgsA gene encoding CDP-diacylglycerol--glycerol-3-phosphate 3-phosphatidyltransferase codes for the protein MRFNIPTWLTLFRVVLIPFFVLAFYLPFSWAPMVCAGIFVFAAVTDWFDGFLARLWKQTTRFGAFLDPVADKVMVAVALVLVCEHYHSWWITLPAATMIAREIIISALREWMAELGKRSSVAVSWIGKVKTTAQMVSLVGLLWRPEPMVEAAGVAALYVAAVLTFWSMFQYLSAAWRDLLEH